The following are encoded in a window of Sutcliffiella horikoshii genomic DNA:
- the pcrA gene encoding DNA helicase PcrA, with product MQYLSQRLLEGLNPMQKEAVKKMDGPLLIMAGAGSGKTKVLTHRIAYLMAEKQVAPWNILAITFTNKAAREMKERVEKLLGPAAEDIWISTFHSMCVRILRRDIDRIGMNRNFTILDTTDQLSVIKNILKDRNIDPKKFEPRTILGTISSAKNELMNPEQYAKQPLGPYEQQVAEIYTDYQKRLKKNQALDFDDLIMTTIHLFKRVPEVLEYYQRKFQYIHVDEYQDTNRAQYTLVNLLADRLKNLCVVGDSDQSIYRWRGADIANILSFEKDYPNAEVVLLEQNYRSTKRILEAANRVIDNNIGRKKKNLWTENDEGQKIIHYQADSEKSEAQFVVGKMRELMRQNPSRTLGDFAILYRTNAQSRVMEEMLLMSNINYTIVGGTKFYDRKEIKDILAYLRLIANPDDDISLQRIVNVPKRGIGATTVDKIANYAAQHDISIYTALAEVDLIGVSGRATSQLKEFRSLIEGYVQMQEYISVTELVEEILEKSGYREMLKADKTIESQSRLENIDEFLSVTKNFEEKYDDKSLVAFLTDLALVADIDKLDEEDPAQQEGVILMTLHAAKGLEFPVVFLIGMEEGVFPHSRSLFEEAEMEEERRLAYVGITRAEEQLFITNAQMRTLFGRTNINPPSRFIKEIPEELLESEENKEAASRPTPFGGRGSSFGGGSASPFGGSSAAGRARAASPASQTARRTTAPSRGLTATGGENLDWMVGDKAEHKKWGVGTVVSVKGDGDSKELDIAFPSPTGIKRLLAKFAPVTKVQ from the coding sequence ATGCAATATTTAAGTCAAAGGCTTCTTGAGGGACTGAACCCCATGCAAAAAGAAGCAGTGAAAAAAATGGACGGACCCCTCCTCATCATGGCCGGAGCGGGAAGTGGAAAAACCAAGGTGCTCACGCATCGAATCGCCTACTTGATGGCCGAAAAACAGGTGGCGCCATGGAATATCCTTGCGATCACCTTTACAAATAAAGCTGCCCGCGAAATGAAAGAGCGTGTGGAAAAACTGCTCGGACCGGCTGCAGAAGACATCTGGATCTCCACATTCCACTCCATGTGTGTGCGAATCCTTCGCCGGGACATCGACCGCATCGGAATGAACCGCAATTTTACCATTCTTGATACGACCGATCAGCTGTCAGTCATCAAGAATATTTTAAAAGACCGCAATATCGATCCGAAAAAGTTCGAACCAAGAACCATCCTAGGTACCATCAGCTCTGCCAAAAACGAACTGATGAATCCAGAGCAATACGCAAAACAGCCACTTGGTCCTTATGAACAGCAGGTAGCGGAAATCTACACAGACTACCAAAAGAGGCTGAAAAAGAACCAGGCGCTTGATTTTGATGATCTAATTATGACGACCATCCATCTTTTTAAGCGTGTTCCAGAAGTGCTCGAGTACTATCAACGAAAGTTTCAATACATCCACGTGGATGAGTATCAGGATACAAACAGAGCGCAATATACCCTTGTTAATCTTTTAGCGGACCGCCTGAAGAACCTTTGTGTGGTAGGGGATTCTGATCAGTCCATCTATCGCTGGCGCGGAGCGGATATCGCCAATATCCTATCTTTTGAAAAGGACTATCCGAACGCGGAAGTCGTGTTGCTTGAACAGAATTACCGTTCTACAAAACGTATTCTAGAAGCGGCGAACCGAGTGATCGATAATAATATTGGCCGTAAAAAGAAGAACCTTTGGACGGAAAACGATGAAGGGCAAAAAATCATTCATTACCAAGCGGACTCCGAAAAGTCGGAAGCACAGTTTGTGGTTGGAAAAATGCGTGAACTCATGCGACAAAATCCATCACGCACGCTTGGTGACTTTGCGATTTTGTATCGTACAAACGCCCAGTCCCGTGTGATGGAGGAAATGCTCCTCATGTCCAACATCAATTACACAATCGTCGGTGGGACCAAGTTCTACGACAGAAAAGAAATCAAGGACATCCTGGCATATCTTCGTTTGATTGCCAATCCGGACGATGACATCAGCTTACAGCGTATCGTTAACGTACCAAAACGCGGTATCGGAGCAACAACCGTTGATAAGATTGCCAATTACGCGGCACAGCATGATATCTCCATCTACACGGCACTTGCTGAGGTAGACTTGATTGGCGTCAGTGGCCGTGCTACATCACAATTGAAAGAATTCCGTTCGTTAATTGAAGGGTATGTGCAAATGCAAGAGTACATCTCTGTGACGGAACTAGTGGAAGAGATTCTTGAAAAGTCAGGCTATCGTGAAATGCTGAAAGCCGACAAAACGATTGAATCCCAAAGCAGACTGGAAAACATCGATGAGTTCTTGTCTGTTACGAAGAATTTTGAAGAAAAATATGATGACAAGAGCTTGGTTGCTTTTCTTACCGACCTGGCGCTTGTTGCAGATATTGATAAATTGGACGAGGAAGATCCAGCACAGCAGGAAGGCGTTATTTTAATGACTCTCCATGCTGCAAAAGGACTCGAATTCCCTGTTGTATTTTTAATTGGAATGGAGGAAGGGGTATTCCCTCACAGCCGTTCGCTGTTTGAAGAAGCAGAGATGGAAGAGGAACGCCGCCTGGCTTACGTTGGAATCACACGTGCCGAAGAGCAGCTATTCATCACGAATGCACAGATGCGTACCCTGTTCGGCCGTACAAACATCAACCCGCCTTCCCGTTTTATAAAAGAAATACCGGAAGAATTACTAGAAAGCGAAGAAAACAAAGAAGCTGCATCCCGCCCAACGCCATTTGGTGGACGTGGGTCAAGTTTTGGAGGCGGTTCTGCGTCCCCGTTTGGAGGTAGTTCAGCTGCTGGAAGAGCACGGGCAGCAAGTCCTGCTTCCCAAACGGCACGCCGCACCACGGCACCATCCCGTGGCCTGACTGCAACGGGTGGAGAAAACTTGGATTGGATGGTAGGAGACAAAGCGGAACATAAAAAATGGGGAGTCGGCACCGTTGTCAGTGTCAAAGGAGACGGAGACAGCAAGGAGCTCGACATCGCCTTCCCAAGTCCAACAGGCATCAAACGCCTCTTGGCCAAATTTGCCCCTGTGACGAAGGTTCAATAA
- a CDS encoding DUF3048 domain-containing protein yields the protein MSSNKMLLLASLMLMLAGCQSNNEKNVDSSQEQSQETAEVAIEEEEQVATEVSEPMEQEQAPFTGEMVEEKVDARPVAVMVNNDIKARPQSGLHQADVVYEVLAEGDITRLLAIFHSEMPETVGPVRSSRAYFVDLAKAYDALYVFHGWSPGAKEKIQAGEVDGINGLTYDGTLFKRASFRKAPHNSYISSENIQKGAEQLNYETQAEVQPFTFLKKGQINPYEGTALEQVKIEYSSRQATHVEYRYDAERKAYVRYSGGVKHTDLETEEEIVAHNVFLVETSHLVVDKQGRREIDITSGGNGVLIQHGERFDVEWKSVDGKILPYKNGEQVPLIPGKTWIQIIPDLEKVIY from the coding sequence ATGAGTAGTAATAAGATGTTGTTGTTGGCAAGCCTTATGCTTATGTTGGCAGGCTGTCAATCCAATAACGAAAAAAATGTTGATTCTAGTCAAGAGCAAAGTCAAGAGACCGCGGAGGTAGCGATAGAAGAGGAAGAACAGGTGGCGACAGAAGTTTCCGAACCGATGGAGCAAGAGCAAGCACCGTTCACTGGAGAAATGGTAGAGGAGAAAGTAGATGCCCGTCCGGTTGCGGTGATGGTGAATAATGATATTAAAGCAAGGCCACAGTCTGGTTTGCATCAAGCAGATGTAGTGTATGAAGTGCTGGCAGAAGGAGATATTACAAGGCTCCTTGCGATTTTTCACAGTGAAATGCCGGAAACTGTCGGCCCTGTCCGAAGTTCAAGAGCCTATTTTGTAGACCTGGCAAAAGCCTATGACGCTTTGTATGTGTTTCATGGCTGGAGTCCTGGTGCCAAAGAGAAGATTCAAGCTGGAGAAGTAGATGGAATAAACGGCTTGACCTATGACGGAACGCTTTTCAAACGAGCGAGTTTCCGAAAGGCGCCGCATAATTCCTACATCAGCTCAGAAAATATCCAAAAAGGCGCAGAACAGCTAAACTATGAAACACAAGCGGAAGTCCAACCTTTCACCTTTTTGAAAAAAGGACAGATCAACCCTTATGAAGGTACCGCTTTAGAACAAGTGAAAATCGAATACTCATCCAGACAGGCAACACATGTTGAATATAGATACGACGCTGAACGAAAAGCCTATGTCCGCTATAGCGGCGGCGTGAAGCACACGGACCTTGAAACAGAGGAAGAGATTGTGGCTCATAATGTTTTCTTAGTAGAAACGTCTCATCTTGTGGTCGATAAACAGGGAAGAAGAGAAATTGATATAACCTCAGGCGGCAACGGTGTGCTCATCCAACATGGAGAGCGTTTCGATGTCGAATGGAAATCGGTGGACGGCAAGATCCTTCCCTACAAAAATGGCGAACAGGTCCCACTTATCCCGGGTAAAACGTGGATTCAAATTATCCCAGATTTAGAAAAAGTCATTTACTAG
- a CDS encoding heptaprenylglyceryl phosphate synthase yields MEIREWKHVFKLDPNKEISDEDLELVCESGTDAILVGGTDGVTLDNVLSLMSRVRRYSLPCALEVSTIESVTPGFDFYFIPSVLNSRKTEWVTDLHIEALKEYGDIMNWEEIVAEGYCILNADCKAAKLTEAKTDLDKEDVIAYARLAEKMFNLPIFYLEYSGTYGDVEMVQAAKQTLEKTQLFYGGGISTAERAKEMAVHADTVIVGNAVYDNLKEALRTVDAVKNK; encoded by the coding sequence ATGGAAATACGTGAGTGGAAGCACGTTTTTAAATTGGATCCTAATAAAGAGATATCGGACGAAGATTTAGAGCTTGTGTGCGAATCTGGCACAGATGCAATTCTAGTCGGAGGTACGGACGGGGTCACATTGGACAATGTGCTGAGTTTGATGAGCAGGGTGCGCAGATATTCCTTGCCATGTGCATTGGAGGTTTCCACCATCGAATCGGTCACACCGGGATTTGATTTTTATTTTATCCCAAGTGTGTTGAACAGCAGAAAGACAGAATGGGTCACAGACCTTCACATAGAAGCGCTAAAAGAGTACGGAGATATCATGAACTGGGAAGAGATCGTGGCAGAAGGGTACTGCATCCTTAATGCTGACTGCAAGGCTGCCAAGTTGACAGAAGCAAAAACAGACCTCGACAAAGAAGATGTTATCGCCTATGCAAGACTGGCGGAGAAGATGTTTAATCTGCCTATCTTTTACTTAGAATATAGTGGTACGTACGGGGACGTGGAAATGGTCCAGGCGGCAAAACAAACGTTAGAAAAAACGCAACTGTTCTACGGAGGCGGCATCTCCACAGCTGAACGCGCCAAAGAAATGGCAGTCCACGCCGACACCGTAATTGTCGGCAACGCCGTGTATGATAACTTAAAAGAAGCACTAAGAACAGTAGACGCTGTGAAAAATAAGTAG
- a CDS encoding adenine deaminase C-terminal domain-containing protein codes for MHEQAYRWKNRKIREQVAVIDGKQAPTLVLTNATYLNVQLKAWMTANIWIHEDRIIYVGDQLPANTENTEMVDCTSQFLVPGYIEPHVHPFQLYNPLSFAQYASKLGTTTFVNDNLMLTLQMTKKKAFSFIEEMNKSAATMYWWCRFDAQTEIKNEDDIFSTPNIKSWLNHPLVMQGGELTSWPKLMAGDDLILHWVQEANARKKPVEGHFPGASEKTLTKMQLLGIHSDHEAMNGADVIKRVSQGYHASLRYSSIRPDLPLILEELEASGVHYYDQTFFNTDGSTPSFYESGVIDRTIAIALDKGVPEIEAYRMGSYNAARHFSMDKLHGSIAPGRIANINFLKAKEEPTPVSVLSKGMWVTRDNEPVKEAFPAQNWSSLGLEPMKLGWDLSMDDLQFSMALGMEMVNEVIIKPYTISVDVSGDSLSTTHDQSYLMLIDRKGKWRVNTILKGFGTHVQGFASSYSNTGDIVLIGKDKSAMMKAFQHMKDLGGGMVLVEDGEVICDIPLPLAGGLSDCRMEELMKQETELRNQLFERGYTFNDPIYTLLFLSSTHLPYIRITPRGIYDVMNKTVLFPSIMR; via the coding sequence ATGCATGAACAAGCATATAGATGGAAAAACAGAAAAATTCGAGAACAGGTTGCCGTGATTGATGGGAAACAGGCACCGACTTTAGTTTTAACAAATGCAACATACTTAAATGTGCAATTAAAAGCGTGGATGACGGCAAACATTTGGATCCATGAAGATCGAATAATCTATGTAGGGGACCAACTGCCGGCCAACACAGAGAACACGGAAATGGTCGACTGTACATCGCAATTCCTGGTTCCAGGTTACATCGAACCGCATGTGCATCCGTTTCAACTTTATAATCCCCTGTCCTTTGCGCAATATGCATCCAAATTGGGAACGACCACCTTCGTCAATGACAATTTGATGCTTACTTTGCAGATGACAAAAAAGAAAGCGTTTTCTTTTATAGAAGAAATGAACAAGTCAGCTGCGACGATGTATTGGTGGTGCCGATTTGATGCGCAGACAGAAATTAAAAATGAGGATGATATTTTCTCAACGCCCAATATAAAAAGTTGGTTGAATCATCCCCTTGTTATGCAGGGCGGAGAATTGACAAGCTGGCCGAAATTGATGGCAGGAGACGACTTGATCTTGCATTGGGTACAAGAAGCGAATGCACGCAAAAAGCCTGTAGAAGGCCATTTTCCAGGTGCTTCTGAAAAGACGCTGACTAAAATGCAGTTGCTTGGCATTCATAGTGACCATGAAGCGATGAATGGAGCAGATGTAATCAAACGGGTTTCACAAGGATATCACGCCTCTTTGCGCTATTCGTCCATCCGACCGGATCTACCGTTAATTTTAGAAGAGCTTGAGGCTTCAGGTGTTCATTATTATGACCAGACTTTTTTCAATACAGACGGCTCAACACCGAGCTTTTATGAAAGCGGTGTCATAGACCGGACCATCGCGATTGCCTTAGACAAAGGGGTGCCGGAAATAGAGGCATACCGAATGGGTTCTTATAATGCAGCCCGACATTTTTCAATGGATAAATTGCATGGAAGCATTGCTCCTGGCCGGATAGCAAACATCAACTTCCTGAAGGCAAAAGAAGAGCCGACCCCGGTTTCCGTGCTGTCAAAAGGGATGTGGGTGACAAGGGATAACGAGCCGGTCAAAGAGGCTTTCCCTGCCCAGAATTGGTCTTCGCTTGGCTTAGAGCCAATGAAACTCGGTTGGGACTTAAGCATGGATGACCTGCAATTTTCGATGGCACTTGGGATGGAAATGGTTAACGAAGTGATTATCAAGCCATATACTATCTCAGTGGATGTTTCAGGTGACAGCCTGTCCACTACCCATGATCAGTCGTATCTCATGCTGATCGACCGGAAAGGGAAATGGCGTGTGAACACGATTCTTAAAGGATTCGGGACACATGTTCAAGGGTTTGCGAGTTCCTACTCCAATACAGGGGATATCGTCCTGATCGGAAAAGACAAAAGCGCCATGATGAAAGCTTTCCAACATATGAAAGACTTAGGCGGAGGAATGGTGCTGGTGGAAGACGGAGAAGTCATTTGTGACATCCCATTACCGCTTGCAGGGGGATTGTCTGATTGTAGGATGGAGGAGTTGATGAAGCAGGAAACAGAACTGCGAAATCAGCTGTTTGAACGAGGCTACACCTTTAACGATCCGATCTATACATTGTTATTTTTATCATCCACACATCTTCCTTATATAAGAATAACACCTAGAGGAATATACGATGTAATGAATAAAACGGTACTCTTTCCGTCAATAATGCGTTAA
- a CDS encoding YerC/YecD family TrpR-related protein → MQINKLRGKELDQLFESILSLKDMEECYRFFDDLCTINEIQSLAQRLEVARMLRDGFTYHKIETETGASTATISRVKRCLNYGNDAYEMALERIAEEKKTEEV, encoded by the coding sequence ATGCAAATCAATAAACTACGTGGAAAAGAATTGGATCAACTTTTTGAATCTATTCTTTCTTTAAAAGATATGGAAGAGTGCTATCGATTTTTCGATGACCTCTGTACCATCAATGAAATCCAATCTTTGGCACAGCGCCTAGAGGTGGCAAGAATGCTGAGAGATGGTTTCACGTATCATAAAATCGAGACAGAAACTGGTGCAAGCACTGCGACGATCTCCCGTGTGAAGCGTTGCTTGAACTACGGTAACGACGCATATGAGATGGCGCTTGAGCGTATTGCAGAAGAAAAGAAAACAGAAGAAGTGTAA